A genomic window from Sporosarcina sp. Marseille-Q4063 includes:
- a CDS encoding ATP-grasp domain-containing protein, whose amino-acid sequence MKKEDFLPVILGSDDNAYGMARAFHEQYGIKSVVVTKGHILPTMHSKIVEKKIYEKLDEPTYFIQSMLDLHKELKNRADKLLVIASNENYAELAIRHKAELEPHYILPFISEELMDQVVYKERFYEMCEEYGLDYPDTLIFQKGMDPEMELPFDFPIVVKPSDSMTYFNAQFEGKKKAYVLHDKASFTKTINDIYSSTYEDSLIVQDYIPGNDTVMRVLNAYVDQHGKVRMMCLGRVILEDYTPILIGNYVGIIGEENQEIYAKYKNFLEKIGFRGYANIDLKYDRRDGKYKIFELNIRQGRSSYFVTANGYNMAKYLVEDRVYDRPAPTEYGTNNHLWHTVPKDLLIEYTMDEDLKKQVIDRFDKGESSSTLYYPKDLGLIRRFKLNSFYKDYYGRFEKYFKLKE is encoded by the coding sequence ATGAAAAAAGAAGATTTTCTACCAGTGATACTGGGATCAGATGATAATGCTTATGGAATGGCAAGAGCGTTCCACGAACAATACGGAATAAAGAGCGTCGTTGTAACAAAAGGGCATATATTGCCGACGATGCATAGTAAAATTGTTGAAAAAAAGATTTATGAAAAATTGGACGAACCTACGTATTTCATTCAAAGCATGCTTGATTTACATAAAGAGCTAAAAAACCGTGCTGACAAGCTGCTTGTTATTGCGAGTAACGAAAACTACGCTGAACTCGCGATTCGTCATAAGGCAGAGCTTGAACCGCATTATATCCTGCCGTTCATCAGCGAGGAGCTGATGGATCAGGTTGTTTATAAAGAACGTTTTTATGAGATGTGCGAGGAGTATGGTCTCGATTATCCGGACACGCTAATTTTCCAAAAGGGCATGGATCCAGAAATGGAGCTCCCATTCGATTTTCCGATCGTCGTTAAGCCGTCGGATAGCATGACTTATTTCAATGCGCAGTTTGAAGGAAAGAAAAAGGCTTATGTTCTTCATGATAAGGCAAGTTTCACGAAGACAATTAACGACATTTATTCATCGACATACGAAGACTCGTTGATCGTTCAAGACTATATACCTGGCAACGATACGGTAATGCGTGTGTTAAATGCTTATGTCGACCAACATGGAAAAGTGCGGATGATGTGTTTAGGCCGCGTTATACTTGAAGATTATACCCCGATTCTAATCGGCAACTACGTCGGAATTATCGGCGAGGAAAATCAAGAAATTTATGCGAAATATAAAAACTTCCTTGAGAAAATCGGATTTAGAGGCTACGCGAATATCGATTTGAAATACGACCGACGCGATGGCAAATATAAAATATTCGAATTGAATATCCGTCAAGGCCGCAGTAGCTACTTCGTTACGGCAAATGGCTATAATATGGCGAAATACCTTGTAGAGGACCGTGTTTATGACCGTCCTGCACCAACTGAATACGGAACAAATAATCATCTTTGGCATACAGTTCCAAAGGATCTTTTGATCGAATATACGATGGATGAGGATTTGAAAAAACAAGTTATCGATCGATTCGATAAAGGTGAATCTTCAAGCACGCTTTATTATCCGAAAGATTTAGGGCTTATTCGCCGTTTCAAATTAAATTCGTTTTATAAAGATTATTATGGTCGATTTGAAAAATATTTTAAGTTAAAAGAGTAA